From a single Crateriforma spongiae genomic region:
- the lhgO gene encoding L-2-hydroxyglutarate oxidase: MNSPFPAQNAGGRYDVVVIGGGIVGLATAVTVLQRHPECRLAVLEAESDVGRHQSGNNSGVIHSGLYYRPGSTKAKTCREGKQLLEQFCRDEGVRWDRCGKVVVAVNADERQRLDQIADRATQNGVEFERIDTDRLRQLEPAAAGLAALHVPETGIVDYPEVCRAMVRRIRAAGGQVITDFRVDAIDVAGTDVVLKAVQHDDPIRCDRYVNCGGLQCDRIARAAGVKTDVRIVPFRGEYYELKSESQRLCRNLIYPVPDPSFPFLGVHFTRMIQGGVECGPNAVLAMARHGYRWSDVNVSDLAETLSFAGFRKLAGKHWRMGAGEMYRSFSKHAFTRALQKLIPSIRSTDLKPGRSGVRAQAVTPEGVLVDDFLIQRGPRSVHVLNAPSPAATASLAIARHVVDRFESEED; encoded by the coding sequence ATGAATTCGCCCTTTCCGGCACAGAATGCGGGTGGCCGCTACGACGTGGTGGTCATCGGCGGAGGGATCGTAGGGTTGGCGACGGCCGTGACGGTTTTGCAGCGTCATCCGGAGTGTCGGCTGGCGGTGTTGGAGGCCGAGTCCGACGTCGGACGACATCAGAGCGGCAATAACTCCGGCGTGATCCATTCAGGTCTGTATTATCGTCCCGGATCGACCAAAGCAAAAACCTGTCGCGAAGGCAAGCAATTGCTGGAGCAGTTTTGCCGAGACGAGGGCGTTCGCTGGGACCGCTGTGGCAAGGTGGTCGTCGCCGTCAACGCGGACGAACGACAGCGGCTGGACCAGATCGCCGATCGGGCAACACAAAACGGCGTGGAGTTCGAGCGGATTGATACGGACCGGCTACGCCAGCTGGAACCGGCCGCGGCGGGGCTTGCCGCACTGCATGTGCCCGAAACCGGGATCGTCGATTATCCCGAAGTCTGCCGCGCCATGGTGCGCCGAATCCGTGCGGCCGGCGGACAGGTGATCACCGATTTTCGTGTCGATGCGATCGATGTGGCGGGGACCGATGTCGTGCTGAAAGCCGTCCAGCACGATGATCCGATCCGCTGCGACCGGTACGTCAATTGTGGCGGACTGCAATGTGATCGAATTGCTCGTGCCGCTGGGGTAAAGACCGACGTTCGCATCGTTCCGTTTCGCGGGGAGTATTACGAACTGAAATCGGAAAGCCAGCGGTTGTGTCGAAATCTGATCTATCCGGTGCCCGACCCCAGCTTTCCCTTTTTGGGCGTCCACTTCACGCGGATGATACAGGGAGGCGTTGAATGTGGTCCGAACGCGGTCCTGGCGATGGCACGGCACGGATACCGCTGGTCTGATGTGAATGTTTCAGACCTGGCGGAAACGCTTTCCTTCGCTGGTTTTCGAAAGCTGGCCGGAAAGCATTGGCGGATGGGGGCCGGCGAGATGTATCGCTCGTTCAGCAAGCACGCCTTCACTCGGGCGCTGCAGAAGTTGATCCCGTCGATCCGTTCCACCGATTTAAAGCCGGGACGTTCCGGTGTCCGCGCACAGGCGGTTACACCGGAGGGTGTGCTGGTGGATGATTTTCTGATCCAACGTGGGCCTCGATCGGTCCACGTGCTGAACGCACCGTCACCCGCCGCAACCGCATCGCTGGCGATCGCCCGTCACGTCGTCGACCGATTTGAATCGGAGGAAGACTGA
- a CDS encoding 6-phosphofructokinase, with amino-acid sequence MPVSSDHHSLDIKRVAILFAGGPAPAANAVISTAAFSFLEEGAQVFGIKHGYSRLAEYSAAGPLQEGTDYIRFSHDTLTNARSSRGIMIGTARTNPGRHVSSPENLKDPELVAPLRRVYEGLCSLEIDALISIGGDDTLKTANKLKMFQDGLPAEARRFPVVHLPKTIDNDYSGIDFTFGFFTAVETLAEEIRNLNFDAAAGRAYFLCEAMGRSAGWLAYGAAIAGEASMVLSVEDIRGAMADEEVVSQETGETRKIMALDRVIDRMVDMMLAREREGRQYGTIVVAEGMAEYLPSKYLEGISRDDHGHINISSVNLAAMMSGLLSARYNERTGRTRKVNGLQLGYESRCAPPHAYDIMLGSQLGVGAYRALVEEKLNGVMVSVSGQLDLHFVPFQELVDPETLVTKVRFIQPDSDFHRLARFLETCVDN; translated from the coding sequence ATGCCAGTTTCCTCTGATCATCACAGCCTCGATATCAAACGCGTCGCCATCCTGTTCGCCGGCGGCCCCGCACCGGCAGCCAACGCGGTGATTAGCACGGCGGCATTCTCGTTTCTGGAAGAAGGCGCCCAGGTCTTCGGCATCAAGCACGGCTACAGTCGGCTGGCCGAATACAGCGCCGCCGGACCGCTGCAGGAAGGCACCGACTACATCCGATTCAGCCATGACACGCTGACCAACGCCCGCAGCAGTCGCGGGATCATGATCGGAACGGCTCGCACCAACCCCGGCCGCCACGTCAGCAGCCCCGAGAACCTGAAGGATCCGGAACTGGTCGCGCCCCTGCGGCGGGTTTATGAAGGTCTGTGCAGTCTGGAGATTGACGCCCTGATCAGCATCGGTGGCGATGACACGCTGAAGACCGCCAACAAGCTGAAGATGTTCCAGGACGGGTTGCCGGCCGAAGCCAGGCGTTTTCCCGTCGTCCACTTGCCCAAGACGATCGACAACGATTACAGCGGCATCGACTTCACCTTCGGCTTCTTCACCGCCGTGGAAACCCTGGCCGAAGAAATCCGCAACCTGAACTTTGACGCCGCCGCCGGCCGGGCCTACTTCCTGTGCGAAGCGATGGGGCGCAGTGCCGGCTGGTTGGCCTATGGTGCGGCGATCGCCGGTGAAGCCAGCATGGTCCTCAGCGTCGAAGACATCCGCGGTGCCATGGCCGATGAAGAAGTGGTCAGCCAAGAAACCGGAGAAACACGCAAGATCATGGCGTTGGATCGGGTCATCGATCGCATGGTCGACATGATGCTGGCCCGCGAACGCGAAGGACGCCAGTACGGAACAATCGTGGTCGCCGAAGGCATGGCGGAATACCTGCCGTCGAAATACCTGGAAGGCATCAGCCGCGACGATCACGGCCACATTAACATCTCCTCGGTCAATCTGGCCGCCATGATGTCCGGGTTATTGTCGGCACGATACAACGAACGCACCGGCCGGACTCGCAAGGTGAACGGGTTGCAATTGGGTTACGAATCACGTTGTGCACCGCCGCACGCCTACGACATCATGCTGGGGTCCCAGTTGGGCGTTGGTGCGTATCGCGCCTTGGTGGAAGAAAAGCTGAACGGTGTTATGGTGTCGGTCTCCGGACAATTGGATCTGCACTTTGTGCCGTTCCAAGAATTGGTGGACCCCGAAACCCTGGTCACCAAGGTCCGCTTCATCCAGCCCGACAGCGATTTCCACCGTCTGGCCCGGTTCTTGGAAACCTGCGTCGACAACTAA
- a CDS encoding sugar O-acetyltransferase translates to MLAGDQYIADDPELVRDGNHAAKLIAAFNATNGDDKLVQDRILRELFGSVGEGTVIRPPLRCDYGYQTHIGARTFANWGLICLDVGKIEIGDDVQIGPNVQLLTATHPIEPLPRQAKWEGSQPIIIGDNVWLGGGVIVCPGVTIGNNTVVGAGAVVTRDLPANVVAVGNPARILRTIEG, encoded by the coding sequence ATGCTCGCCGGTGACCAATACATTGCCGACGATCCGGAACTCGTTCGTGATGGTAACCACGCGGCGAAACTCATCGCTGCATTCAATGCAACCAACGGTGACGACAAACTAGTCCAGGACCGAATTTTGCGCGAACTGTTTGGAAGCGTCGGCGAGGGCACGGTCATTCGCCCACCGCTTCGGTGTGACTACGGGTATCAGACGCACATTGGCGCCCGTACCTTTGCTAATTGGGGTCTGATTTGCCTCGACGTCGGCAAGATTGAGATTGGTGATGACGTTCAAATCGGACCTAACGTCCAACTGCTAACGGCGACTCACCCAATTGAACCGTTGCCCCGCCAAGCGAAGTGGGAAGGCTCTCAGCCGATCATCATTGGCGATAACGTTTGGCTTGGGGGCGGAGTTATCGTCTGTCCTGGTGTAACGATCGGCAACAATACGGTGGTTGGCGCAGGTGCAGTGGTCACGCGGGATCTACCGGCAAACGTCGTTGCTGTTGGCAACCCTGCTCGGATCCTCCGTACGATTGAGGGCTGA
- a CDS encoding HEAT repeat domain-containing protein, whose translation MTSPVVRTTRLTTAYRKFLATADSTRFASQVDEHYSVTTIASLLLRGDVEMRRAAALALGMLGDHRTIDPLGRAISDPDRGVRLAADDAFGALLIRSAAPRHHQQLLKLMHLNDGGEHAAALAPSMILCDQAPMYAEAHHQLAICWHGLENYDQARAAYHACLWRCRFHYPAWQGLAKCRLILGDPEGALRALQRCLSINPDVESARLQIRQIRRRLRQRDFDS comes from the coding sequence GTGACCTCACCTGTTGTTCGGACGACCCGGCTGACGACCGCCTATCGCAAATTTTTGGCGACGGCCGATTCGACACGATTCGCATCCCAAGTTGACGAACACTACTCGGTAACGACCATCGCGTCGCTGCTGTTACGCGGCGACGTGGAAATGCGTCGTGCCGCTGCGTTGGCACTTGGCATGCTGGGAGACCACCGAACGATCGACCCGCTGGGACGTGCGATCAGCGATCCCGACCGCGGTGTCCGCTTGGCCGCCGATGACGCCTTTGGCGCGTTGCTGATTCGTTCGGCCGCCCCGCGGCATCACCAGCAATTGCTGAAGCTGATGCACCTGAACGATGGTGGCGAACACGCCGCCGCGTTGGCACCGTCGATGATTCTGTGCGACCAAGCGCCGATGTATGCCGAAGCCCATCACCAATTGGCGATCTGTTGGCACGGTTTGGAAAATTACGACCAAGCCCGAGCCGCCTATCACGCATGCCTTTGGCGGTGCCGATTCCATTACCCGGCGTGGCAAGGCTTGGCGAAATGCCGACTGATCCTGGGTGATCCCGAAGGTGCGTTGCGTGCCCTGCAACGCTGTCTCAGCATCAACCCGGACGTTGAATCGGCGCGACTGCAGATCCGCCAGATTCGCCGCCGGCTCCGTCAACGCGATTTTGATTCTTGA
- the rho gene encoding transcription termination factor Rho, translating to MAKKKRAPRSRSGSGNGQGNDNGAPKSRGRRRRRGGNGGNPQANGDADFQSDAPMEAGEGILELHPNGYGFLRSEENDYTRERSDPFVPGTMIERFGLRQGVYIKGMVQQARRQQGPRVKEITEVEGMPPEDYLNVKNFDSLTAINPEEWLHLEVGQKPVTNRVIDLLAPLGKGQRALIVAPPRSGKTIMLQNIAAGIAQNHPDLKLMVLLIDERPEEVTDMRRNVQGGQVIASSLDMDVDSHVRLSQLVIDRAKRLAERGEDVFLMLDSITRLARAFNKWVGSTGRGRATMSGGLDIKAMDIPKKLFATARAFQEGGSLTIVGTCLVDTNSRMDEAIFQEFKGTGNMELVLDRRMADRRIWPSIDISQSGTRREELLHDEETYETVTMLRRTLSEMHPIDAMEQLTKQLGRFENNEAFLKLIAGAKLAN from the coding sequence ATGGCGAAAAAGAAAAGGGCTCCCAGGAGCCGAAGTGGCTCTGGCAATGGCCAGGGCAACGATAATGGAGCGCCCAAATCGAGAGGCCGACGTCGCCGTCGTGGCGGCAATGGCGGTAACCCGCAGGCCAACGGTGACGCCGATTTCCAATCAGATGCGCCCATGGAAGCCGGTGAAGGCATCCTGGAACTGCATCCCAATGGATACGGTTTCCTGCGCAGCGAAGAAAACGATTACACCCGCGAACGGAGCGATCCCTTCGTGCCGGGGACGATGATCGAACGCTTCGGCCTTCGGCAGGGCGTCTACATCAAGGGGATGGTCCAACAGGCACGTCGCCAACAGGGTCCTCGCGTCAAAGAAATCACCGAAGTCGAAGGCATGCCGCCGGAAGACTATTTGAACGTGAAGAACTTTGACAGCTTGACCGCGATCAACCCGGAAGAATGGCTGCACCTGGAAGTCGGCCAAAAACCGGTGACCAACCGTGTGATCGATTTGCTGGCACCGCTGGGCAAAGGCCAACGTGCCTTGATCGTCGCGCCGCCACGCAGCGGAAAAACGATCATGCTGCAAAACATCGCTGCCGGGATCGCACAGAACCATCCCGACCTGAAGCTGATGGTGCTGCTGATCGACGAGCGGCCCGAAGAAGTCACCGACATGCGCCGCAATGTCCAGGGCGGACAAGTCATCGCCAGCAGCCTGGACATGGACGTTGACAGCCACGTCCGTCTCAGCCAGCTGGTTATCGACCGGGCCAAGCGTTTGGCCGAACGTGGCGAAGACGTCTTCTTGATGCTCGATTCGATCACCCGCCTGGCCCGTGCCTTCAATAAATGGGTCGGCAGCACCGGCCGCGGCCGCGCGACAATGTCGGGCGGTCTGGATATCAAAGCAATGGATATCCCGAAGAAGCTGTTTGCGACCGCACGTGCGTTCCAAGAAGGCGGTTCGCTGACCATCGTCGGTACCTGCCTGGTCGACACCAACAGCCGCATGGACGAAGCCATTTTCCAAGAGTTCAAAGGAACCGGGAACATGGAACTGGTCTTGGATCGGCGGATGGCCGACCGACGCATTTGGCCCTCGATCGATATCAGCCAAAGTGGAACGCGTCGCGAAGAATTGCTGCATGACGAAGAAACGTACGAAACGGTCACCATGCTGCGTCGAACGCTAAGCGAAATGCATCCGATCGACGCGATGGAACAATTGACCAAGCAGCTCGGCCGTTTTGAAAACAACGAGGCCTTCTTGAAGCTGATCGCAGGAGCTAAGCTTGCGAACTGA
- the fliW gene encoding flagellar assembly protein FliW: protein MRIETNRFGNLVLNTEDLFLFPQGLIGLETLRQWALIPDQQNDAVAWLQSASRGDRAIPLISPRAFFPDYRVHVARREMASLHMRPGAELYVMTTVSGHVGKLTTNLRAPLLLNLDKRLGCQVITNDDQPIRQALPLGAQGQFDIARAA from the coding sequence ATGCGTATTGAAACCAACCGATTCGGTAACCTTGTTCTGAACACCGAAGATCTGTTTCTGTTTCCACAGGGATTGATCGGTTTGGAAACGCTGCGGCAGTGGGCCCTGATTCCCGATCAACAGAACGACGCGGTGGCCTGGCTGCAAAGCGCCTCGCGCGGTGATCGGGCGATTCCGTTGATCAGCCCACGTGCTTTCTTTCCCGACTATCGGGTACACGTTGCCAGGCGTGAAATGGCGTCGCTTCACATGCGGCCCGGCGCCGAATTGTACGTGATGACGACGGTGTCCGGTCATGTCGGAAAATTGACGACGAACCTTCGTGCACCGTTGCTGTTGAACCTGGACAAGCGTCTGGGATGCCAAGTGATCACCAACGATGACCAGCCGATTCGGCAAGCGTTGCCGCTGGGCGCCCAAGGCCAGTTTGACATCGCACGCGCCGCCTGA
- a CDS encoding HD-GYP domain-containing protein, translating to MGQSANVTIWVEDLQSGVVCSHPIVDQSGVLLLGANTEITESVIAGLVDRGIEQVEVHPKDAAQFQKDDSKRKEPSAKRTTHAESEQSALDSGRPLRNFLVDRFDEPLDEKRYESLKKDYASAIEQVDEIREAVSKHQLKTIEAIDDLSQRFTSNLIDDHDQTVSVFGSAQEQCDLTERSVKLANLGMAVAVEMGLDGKAVSEIGTTGLLHDVGLFMMDEKFRHVGVVLSEDEQWTYRKHPILSEQCLSEVGEVASHIRLAVEQVHEQYNGVGFPRGLSGNRIHPYARILNVVDAYLQLILPTDRRPGILPHDAIGILLHQARHGLFEPTVIRAFLLTQTLFPLGSTVELTDGTMATVIRRPRDGYAMPVLQRESGERIDLSQSTIQIARPIRSDAVDQVRISQQAMESMTFESAIQAATYISG from the coding sequence ATGGGGCAATCAGCGAATGTGACGATTTGGGTCGAGGACCTACAGTCCGGGGTGGTCTGTTCGCATCCGATCGTTGATCAATCGGGTGTGCTGTTGCTCGGTGCAAACACCGAGATCACCGAATCGGTCATCGCGGGCCTTGTGGACCGCGGGATCGAACAGGTGGAGGTTCACCCCAAAGACGCGGCTCAATTCCAAAAAGACGATTCCAAACGCAAGGAGCCGTCCGCCAAACGCACGACGCACGCGGAATCCGAACAGTCCGCACTCGATTCGGGGCGGCCGCTGCGAAACTTCTTGGTGGATCGATTCGACGAACCGTTGGATGAAAAGCGATATGAATCGTTGAAGAAAGATTACGCGTCGGCCATCGAGCAGGTGGATGAGATTCGCGAAGCGGTTTCCAAACACCAATTGAAAACGATCGAGGCCATCGACGATCTTTCGCAGCGTTTCACCAGCAATCTGATCGACGATCACGACCAAACCGTCAGCGTCTTCGGAAGCGCCCAAGAACAATGTGACTTGACCGAACGCAGCGTGAAATTGGCCAACCTGGGAATGGCGGTCGCCGTTGAAATGGGACTCGACGGCAAGGCGGTATCCGAAATCGGGACGACCGGACTGCTGCACGACGTGGGCCTTTTCATGATGGACGAAAAGTTTCGTCATGTCGGCGTCGTGCTCAGCGAAGACGAACAATGGACCTATCGCAAGCACCCGATCCTGTCGGAACAGTGCTTGAGCGAAGTCGGCGAAGTCGCCAGCCATATTCGCTTGGCCGTCGAACAAGTTCACGAGCAGTACAACGGCGTCGGATTTCCCCGCGGGCTATCGGGCAATCGGATTCACCCGTACGCACGAATCTTGAACGTGGTCGATGCCTACCTGCAACTGATCCTGCCGACCGATCGTCGCCCTGGGATTCTGCCACACGACGCGATCGGGATCCTGTTGCACCAGGCCCGACATGGTCTGTTCGAACCAACCGTGATTCGCGCATTCCTGTTGACCCAAACCCTGTTTCCGCTGGGCAGCACCGTGGAACTGACCGATGGCACGATGGCGACCGTCATCCGCCGACCACGCGATGGCTATGCGATGCCCGTTCTGCAACGCGAAAGTGGCGAAAGAATCGATCTGTCCCAGTCGACCATTCAGATCGCTCGACCGATCCGCAGCGATGCGGTGGACCAAGTGCGAATCAGCCAACAGGCGATGGAATCGATGACCTTCGAATCGGCGATCCAGGCCGCCACCTACATCAGCGGATGA
- a CDS encoding flagellin N-terminal helical domain-containing protein, with the protein MAILPVNTTRTSTPLATQRLLFQLNADQVELQRTYDQLSTGRRVLRVSDDPASAGRALVLQRGIDRTDQLQRNAQATEAFYQSTDDALARIDDALIQARGVAVEAAQNVLSEDERAALSATVQQALNSVFTAGNVMFRDHQLLGGILESENALNWIDGGVNFSGTEAVGNTKLGGGVSTAINVSASESLGLLSTVVTGDSLGAGLARDTRLVDMKGGEGVQPGIIRVSDGGNFQTIDLSRAATIGDVEDIIDQYDLNGRRLSFSITNDTVRLEYSDGLPGTLAVDDVPGGTTASDLGLFNPQGFTAPPLTGTGMAPRVTTETRIDQLADGAGLDLTGGLQISRGGQDFDIDLSEAETLGDVLIAINRSDADVQAELDQSAGRIVLKAQRSGVDYSIGENGGVAASSLGIRSSDEQTRLSELGGGRGLVLNSQDDDLVITRPDGVQLGINLEGAETIQDVIDLISNHPDNQDSLRVLVRLNAVGNGLELEAPPGAGNLEVSQPGLSDAGSQLGLIPDGETVGTGELSGGSMRLVGGDYDPQEAGGALDTLIRLQRAVLDGDVEEISLLQDRLDVDLDRSSRTRGRVGVWSQNLQQLSDASAQESLLLQSQLSDEIDADLATVISEMTSRQTALEASMRLIGQTSQITVLNYL; encoded by the coding sequence ATGGCCATTTTGCCGGTCAACACGACGCGCACCAGTACGCCACTTGCGACCCAGCGGCTGTTGTTCCAGCTGAACGCCGACCAAGTCGAACTGCAGCGGACCTATGATCAGCTGAGCACGGGCCGGCGTGTTTTGCGAGTCTCCGATGACCCCGCGTCCGCCGGACGCGCGTTGGTACTGCAACGTGGCATCGACCGCACCGACCAGTTGCAACGTAACGCCCAGGCGACCGAAGCATTCTATCAGTCGACCGATGATGCGTTGGCACGAATCGACGATGCTTTGATCCAGGCCCGCGGTGTCGCGGTCGAAGCGGCCCAAAACGTGTTGTCCGAAGACGAGCGGGCGGCGTTGAGCGCGACCGTCCAGCAGGCCCTGAATTCGGTCTTCACGGCGGGAAACGTGATGTTTCGCGACCACCAATTGCTGGGCGGGATCCTGGAAAGTGAAAACGCACTGAACTGGATCGACGGAGGCGTAAATTTTTCGGGGACCGAAGCGGTCGGGAACACCAAACTGGGCGGCGGTGTTTCCACCGCGATCAACGTCAGTGCGTCCGAAAGTTTGGGGCTGCTGTCGACCGTGGTCACCGGTGATTCGTTGGGGGCCGGGCTGGCCCGCGACACGCGGTTGGTGGATATGAAAGGCGGCGAAGGCGTTCAGCCGGGCATCATCCGTGTCAGCGACGGTGGTAACTTTCAAACCATCGACCTCAGCCGTGCCGCGACCATCGGCGATGTGGAAGACATCATCGACCAATACGATCTGAACGGTCGCCGATTGTCGTTTTCGATCACCAACGACACCGTCCGTCTGGAGTACAGCGACGGGCTGCCGGGGACTCTGGCCGTGGACGACGTGCCTGGTGGTACAACGGCCAGCGACTTGGGACTTTTCAACCCACAAGGGTTCACCGCGCCGCCGTTGACCGGGACGGGGATGGCGCCCCGGGTGACCACCGAAACGCGGATCGACCAATTGGCCGACGGTGCGGGGCTGGATCTGACCGGTGGACTTCAAATCAGCCGCGGTGGTCAAGATTTTGACATCGACTTGTCGGAGGCGGAGACGCTGGGTGACGTTCTGATCGCGATCAACCGCAGCGACGCCGATGTCCAAGCGGAACTGGATCAATCGGCCGGACGCATCGTGCTGAAAGCCCAGCGAAGCGGCGTCGATTATTCGATCGGTGAAAACGGCGGCGTTGCAGCCAGCAGCCTGGGGATTCGGTCCTCCGACGAACAGACTCGGCTGAGCGAACTCGGGGGCGGTCGAGGGTTGGTGCTGAACAGTCAAGACGATGATTTGGTCATCACCCGTCCCGACGGCGTCCAGCTGGGCATCAATCTGGAAGGTGCCGAGACGATCCAGGACGTCATCGATCTGATCAGCAATCATCCCGACAACCAGGACAGCCTACGCGTGCTGGTGCGTTTGAATGCGGTGGGCAACGGTTTGGAACTGGAAGCCCCGCCGGGCGCGGGAAACTTGGAAGTTTCACAACCCGGGCTGTCCGACGCGGGTTCACAGTTGGGGCTGATCCCCGACGGGGAAACCGTGGGCACCGGGGAATTGTCCGGCGGCTCGATGCGCTTGGTCGGTGGGGACTATGACCCACAGGAAGCCGGCGGAGCCCTTGATACGTTGATCCGGCTGCAACGTGCGGTGTTGGATGGTGACGTCGAAGAAATCTCGTTGTTGCAAGATCGCCTGGACGTTGATTTGGACCGATCCAGCCGGACCCGCGGCAGGGTCGGTGTGTGGAGCCAGAACCTGCAGCAACTCAGTGACGCCAGCGCCCAAGAATCTTTGCTGCTTCAGTCGCAACTGTCCGACGAAATCGACGCCGACTTGGCCACCGTGATCAGCGAAATGACGTCCCGGCAAACGGCGCTCGAAGCGTCCATGCGGCTGATCGGACAGACGTCACAAATCACGGTTCTGAACTATCTGTAG
- a CDS encoding thioredoxin family protein — protein sequence MTAIAMVVALAGSFAVAAESGIPWQSNLKQAHAEASRDGKLLLLHFYGDNCPWCDRLEAGAFQNGAVAAAITSKYVPVKIHVGKDPAIAKMFQVKSLPTDVVVTLKGEKLSHKVSPQDPRQYVAMLNTAAASAGPAAEPQTMMAASQPAPTPSPAPAATPEPAPVVSTVAGQTNNQFALPKAAIAPGGVQATAAGARTDAMTLDMPAQIAVPPTANQPAAASPQTPAVPPAATDAEADVAAAAPAVAPSDDLPPLALEGYCAVSINEDYAWVEGKPEHGVLHLGRLYLFSSAENKQKFLADPKPYTPVMNEIDVVRFFEEKRIVPGKRDYGVKDPIHGRMFFFADQAARDHFENQFERYTDAAIEVMDQAIGDANP from the coding sequence ATGACCGCGATCGCCATGGTCGTCGCGCTGGCCGGCTCATTCGCTGTGGCCGCCGAATCCGGCATCCCCTGGCAATCCAATTTGAAGCAGGCCCACGCCGAAGCCAGCCGTGACGGCAAGCTGCTGTTATTGCACTTTTACGGTGACAACTGTCCTTGGTGCGATCGGTTGGAAGCCGGTGCATTCCAGAACGGTGCCGTCGCCGCTGCGATCACATCGAAATACGTGCCGGTGAAAATTCACGTCGGCAAAGATCCCGCTATCGCAAAGATGTTCCAGGTCAAAAGTTTGCCGACCGACGTGGTGGTGACGCTGAAGGGCGAAAAGTTATCGCACAAGGTCAGCCCACAAGACCCGCGTCAGTACGTGGCGATGCTGAACACCGCGGCCGCATCGGCCGGCCCCGCCGCCGAACCCCAGACCATGATGGCGGCAAGCCAGCCGGCACCGACGCCCTCCCCTGCACCGGCGGCGACGCCGGAGCCGGCACCGGTGGTTTCGACCGTTGCGGGACAGACCAACAATCAATTTGCGTTGCCCAAAGCGGCAATCGCACCCGGCGGTGTTCAGGCGACGGCCGCCGGCGCTCGCACCGATGCAATGACGTTGGACATGCCGGCGCAGATCGCCGTGCCACCGACCGCCAATCAGCCCGCGGCCGCATCACCCCAAACGCCCGCGGTTCCACCCGCCGCAACCGATGCTGAGGCGGACGTCGCGGCCGCAGCCCCGGCTGTCGCGCCCAGCGATGACCTGCCTCCGCTGGCGCTGGAAGGTTACTGTGCCGTCAGTATCAACGAAGACTACGCTTGGGTCGAAGGCAAGCCCGAGCACGGCGTCCTGCACCTGGGACGCCTGTACTTATTCAGCAGTGCCGAAAACAAGCAAAAGTTCTTGGCTGATCCGAAACCCTACACGCCGGTGATGAACGAAATCGACGTGGTGCGGTTCTTCGAAGAAAAACGCATCGTTCCCGGAAAGCGTGATTATGGCGTGAAGGATCCGATTCATGGCCGCATGTTCTTCTTCGCTGACCAAGCGGCACGTGACCACTTTGAAAACCAATTCGAACGGTACACCGATGCCGCCATCGAAGTGATGGACCAAGCGATCGGCGACGCTAACCCGTAA
- a CDS encoding TerB family tellurite resistance protein, with protein sequence MNLTRTRDRGSFYCPQCGTTEFYRRRSRRPFLTLYFIPTVPVGAAEEFIQCDGCDATWDLSVLEMDRDSHEAAKEAQFKDEALRSAILTVLIDQQITPGEIDTLISLSNDLLQRPIDREELGQLCSIAVDNRIKPDHYILTVSRRWTQQQRRLALQIVFLAATADEPLDGQRLELLGRLREIFDLTDAEYQATIEEAIEQADAT encoded by the coding sequence ATGAACTTGACCCGAACCCGCGACCGAGGCAGTTTCTATTGCCCCCAATGCGGGACGACGGAGTTTTACCGTCGCCGATCGCGTCGACCGTTCCTGACGCTTTACTTCATCCCCACCGTGCCGGTCGGGGCGGCCGAGGAATTCATCCAGTGCGACGGATGTGACGCCACCTGGGATCTGAGCGTTTTGGAGATGGACCGCGACAGCCACGAAGCGGCCAAAGAAGCCCAATTCAAAGACGAAGCCCTGCGGTCGGCTATTTTGACGGTGCTGATCGACCAACAGATCACACCGGGCGAAATCGACACCCTGATTTCGCTTTCCAACGATCTTTTGCAGCGTCCGATCGACCGCGAAGAATTGGGACAACTGTGTTCCATCGCCGTCGACAACCGGATCAAGCCGGATCACTACATCTTGACGGTCAGCCGCCGCTGGACCCAACAGCAACGGCGTTTGGCCCTGCAGATCGTCTTCTTGGCCGCCACCGCCGACGAACCGCTGGACGGCCAACGTCTGGAACTTCTGGGGCGTTTGCGAGAAATTTTCGACCTGACCGACGCCGAATATCAGGCGACCATCGAGGAGGCGATCGAACAAGCCGACGCCACCTAG